The Punica granatum isolate Tunisia-2019 chromosome 4, ASM765513v2, whole genome shotgun sequence genome has a window encoding:
- the LOC116204231 gene encoding uncharacterized protein LOC116204231 has product MITICTSGEDEGEQGCSSPFVIEYIPAEAAVGFAGIDAPPAPLVIDIPAREPYSDDKVPWTYEGGVGSLEQQFGVMGITRSGRLYENPATTDKGKALATEEEMRYSMRRSRSAELLPLDPEIERTLHRLRRENRRREELQVVEMADDDINRQIQGAARALRDYAVPTIMGSAIRRPTIPANNFELKPALIQMVQSNQFGGYPNESPDEHIAGFLQYCNTVKMNNVTDDVIRLQLFPFSLRDKARAWFNSLPQESITTWADLSSKFLRRFFPPARTARLRNEITNFTKFNGESLYEAWERFKEAIRKCPHHGLPDNLLIEVFYLSLDDTLRSLVDAAAGGALMGKNYDEASALIEEMASSAHNWQNERSKSRVASVNDMDTIANLTTQISALTTQVSKLTSAHSFNTNQVAFCELCSGPHSTLECMSGNPSASPNGEQVNFVNNFQRSNQGPYSNTYNPGWRNHPNFSWRNENNALKPPPGFQKQGPAQNAPPQQSQSRMEELMLSYMQKTDTMLQNQQATIRNLEGQISQISQQLSNRPSGSLPSNTEENPKGVNAIMLRSGKELEIVNRKAQTQEESPEKDKGKQKVEEPRRKSLGVKPYVPPVPFPGRLKQQQLDAQFAKFLDVFKKLQINIPFAEALQQMPSYARFMKDLLTKKRKFDGSEPVMLTGECSMILQKDLPNLPRKQRDQGSFTVPCTIGNFHFENVLIDSGASINLMPLSIFRKLGLGECKKTHITLQLADRSIKYPKGIVENVLVKVDKFIFPVDFIVLEMEEDREVPMILGRPFLATGKALIDVEQGKLTLRVMNEQITFNVYDAIKKFDDGKSCYTIDIIDELISESVEEKAGVDTMESVLRDLDDWSDDDEHEEESVEKVSEIKARYYEELGTSATKPVSSLTQSPVLELKPLPSHLKYAYLGIDDTLPIIISSSLTGDQEQQLLSVLREHKEAIGWTIADIKGISPLICTHRIMLEAECKPIVQPQRRLNPTLKEVVKKEVLKLLDAGIIYPISDSKWVSPVQVVPKKGGMTVVKNEVNKLIPTRTVTGWRVCIDYRKLNDATRKDHFPLPFIDQMLEKLAGHDYYCFLDGYSGYNQIHIAPEDQEKTTFTCPYGTFAFRRMPFGLCNAPATFQRCMMSIFSDMLENFIEIFMDDFSVFGKSFESCLTNLGCVLKRCKETNLLLNWEKCHFMVREGIVLGHKVSKKGIEVDRAKVEIIEKLPPPTSTKGVRSFLGHAGFYRRFIKDFSKISRPLCNLLEKDSAFVFNDNCLQAFNLLKEKLTSAPVIVAPNWELPFELMCDASDYAVGAVLGQRRGEKRLLQLNQMAEMREEAYENARIYKERAKRWHDRNILKREFLPGQKVLLYNSRLKLFPVELKSEEDRTFKVNDHLLKHYFEGENIDGDATTVDLANSVEELEKSN; this is encoded by the exons GTATTCTATGCGCAGGAGTAGAAGTGCTGAACTTCTACCATTAGATCCTGAGATAGAGCGCACCTTGCATCGGTTGAGAAGAGAGaacagaagaagggaagaattgCAGGTAGTTGAGATGGCAGATGATGACATCAACCGCCAAATACAGGGTGCTGCCAGAGCACTTCGAGACTATGCAGTACCTACTATTATGGGTTCTGCGATCAGAAGGCCCACTATTCCAGCTAATAACTTTGAACTGAAGCCAGCACTCATCCAGATGGTTCAATCAAATCAGTTTGGAGGATATCCCAACGAGAGTCCTGATGAGCATATTGCAGGATTCCTCCAATACTGTAACACGGTAAAGATGAATAATGTCACTGATGATGTTATTAGATTAcagctttttcctttctcgctTAGGGATAAAGCGAGAGCCTGGTTCAATTCACTGCCACAAGAGTCCATCACCACCTGGGCCGACCTTTCATCTAAGTTTCTTAGGAGATTTTTCCCACCAGCTAGGACTGCAAGATTGAGGAACGAAATCACTAACTTCACCAAGTTCAATGGTGAATCACTTTATGAGgcatgggagagattcaaggaGGCAATCAGAAAGTGCCCACATCACGGATTGCCAGATAATCTCCTAATTGAGGTCTTCTATCTTAGCCTGGATGATACATTGAGGTCTCTAGTAGATGCTGCAGCAGGAGGCGCACTGATGGGTAAGAATTATGATGAAGCAAGTGCTTTGATAGAAGAGATGGCCTCCAGTGCACATAATTGGCAGaatgaaagaagtaaatcaaGAGTGGCATCAGTCAATGACATGGACACTATTGCTAATTTGACAACCCAGATTTCAGCTCTCACTACCCAGGTAAGTAAACTCACCTCAGCACATTCTTTTAATACTAATCAGGTTGCTTTTTGTGAGTTGTGTTCAGGACCACATTCGACtcttgaatgcatgtctggAAATCCCTCGGCTTCACCCAATGGAGAGCAAGTGAACTTTGTCAACAACTTCCAACGGAGTAATCAAGGGCCTTATTCGAACACTTACAATCCCGGGTGGCGTAATCATCCTaatttctcatggaggaaTGAGAATAATGCACTTAAACCGCCACCTGGATTCCAAAAGCAAGGCCCTGCTCAGAATGCTCCACCTCAGCAAAGTCAGTCGAGAATGGAAGAGCTCATGTTGAGCTATATGCAAAAGACTGACACCATGCTACAGAATCAACAAGCCACTATTCGAAACCTAGAGGGTCAGATTAGTCAGATTTCTCAGCAATTGAGTAATAGACCATCAGGGTCTTTACCCAGCAATACTGAAGAGAACCCCAAGGGTGTCAATGCTATAATGCTGAGGAGTGGCAAGGAATTGGAAATAGTCAATAGAAAAGCTCAAACTCAGGAGGAGAGTCCGGAGAAAGACAAAGGTAAGCAAAAGGTGGAGGAACCAAGGCGGAAGTCACTAGGGGTGAAACCGTATGTTCCTCCTGTCCCTTTTCCAGGAAGATTGAAGCAACAACAGTTGGACGCCCAATTTGCTAAATTCCTAGATGTTTTTAAAAAGCTGCAAATCAACATTCCATTTGCAGAAGCACTCCAGCAGATGCCTTCATATGCTAGATTCATGAAGGATCTGCTCACTAAAAAGAGGAAGTTTGATGGGAGTGAGCCTGTGATGCTTACAGGAGAGTGTTCTATGATTCTCCAAAAGGACTTGCCTAACTTACCACGCAAACAAAGAGATCAGGGGAGTTTCACTGTTCCTTGTACTATagggaattttcattttgagaacGTTCTTATCGATTCAGGtgcaagtataaatttaatgcctctgtctattttcaggaaacttggacttggagaatgcaaGAAAACTCATATTACCTTGCAACTTGCTGACAGGAGTATCAAATATCCAAAGGGTATTGTTGAGAATGTCCTGGTGAAGGTagacaaattcatatttccaGTCGACTTCATAGTcttggagatggaggaggacAGAGAGGTGCCCATGATCCTTGGCAGACCGTTCCTTGCGACAGGTAAAGCATTAATAGATGTGGAACAAGGTAAGCTCACTTTAAGAGTTATGAATgaacaaataacttttaatgtttatgacgccataaagaaatttgatgatggcaaatcatgttacaccattgatattattgatgaGCTTATCTCTGAGTCTGTGGAGGAAAAAGCAGGTGTGGATACAATGGAATCAGTCCTTAGGGATCTGGACGATtggagtgatgatgatgagcatgaggaagaatctGTGGAGAAGGTATCAGAAATCAAGGCTCGCTACTATGAGGAGCTGGGCACTAGTGCGACAAAACCAGTATCATCTTTGACACAGTCCCCGGTGCTAGAACTTAAACCATTGCCTAGCCATTTAAAATATGCCTATCTTGGAATAGATGACACTTTGCCaataattatctcttcttccttgacaGGTGATCAGGAGCAACAGCTCCTAAGCGTGCTGAGAGAGCACAAGGAGGCAATAGGATGGACTATTGCAGATATCAAAGGGATCAGCCCTTTGATTTGCACTCACAGGATAATGTTGGAAGCTGAGTGCAAACCCATAGTGCAACCACAGAGGCGACTTAACCCAACTCTCAAAGAGGTAGTGAAGAAAGAAGTGCTTAAACTGTTGGATGCAGGTATTATCTATCCTATCTCAGATAGTAAATGGGTTAGTCCTGTTCAAGTAGTGCCCAAAAAGGGTGGTATGACTGTGGTTAAAAATGAGGTCAATAAATTAATCCCGACTCGTACTGTGACTGGGTGGAGAGTTTGTATAGATTACAGGAAACTAAATGATGCTACCCGTAAAGACCATTTCCCCCTCCCCTTCATTGATCAGATGCTAGAAAAACTTGCAGggcatgattattattgttttctagaTGGTTATTCTggttacaatcagattcatatAGCACCCGAGGACCAGGAGAAAACCACATTTACTTGTCCTTATGGCACTTTTGCCTTTAGGagaatgcctttcggtctctgtAATGCACCTGCCACTTTCCAGAGGTGCATGATGTCTATATTTTCTGACATGttagagaattttattgaaatatttatggatgatttctctgtttttgggaagtcatttgaatctTGTCTGACAAATTTAGGCTGTGTGCTTAAAAGATGTAAGGAGACTAATCTGCTTCTGAACTGGGAGAAATGTCATTTTATGGTAAGAGAGGGTATAGTCTTAGGTCACAAGGTGTCAAAGAAAGGGATTGAAGTTGATCGAGCAAAAGTGGAGATAATAGAGAAGTTGCCACCACCCACTTCAACAAAAGgagtaaggagcttcttaggacatgCTGGCTTCTACAGGAGATTTATCAaggacttttctaaaatctctagacctctttgtaatttacttgaaaaagattctgcttttgtttttaatgacaattgtttgcaggcattcaatttattgaaggaGAAACTCACTTCTGCACCAGTGATCGTTGCACCTAATTGGGAGCTTCCGTTTGAGCTGATGTGTGATGCCAGCGACTATGCTGTAGGAGCAGTACTTGGGCAAAGGAGAG GTGAAAAGAGATTGCTCCAATTGAATCAGATGGCTGAGATGAGAGAGGAAGCATATGAAAATGCTAGGATATACAAGGAGCGAGCCAAGCGATGGCATGATAGGAACATCCTAAAGCGAGAGTTTTTGCCTGGTCAGAAAGTCCTATTATACAACTCTCGCTTGAAGTTGTTCCCAG TTGAGCTGAAGTCAGAAGAAGACCGCACTTTTAAAGTAAACGATCATCTTCTCAAGCATTACTTTGAAGGGGAAAATATTGATGGTGATGCCACTACGGTGGATCTAGCAAATTCGGTTGAAGAATTGGAAAAGTCGAACTAG